A genome region from Cucumis sativus cultivar 9930 chromosome 4, Cucumber_9930_V3, whole genome shotgun sequence includes the following:
- the LOC101203098 gene encoding MADS-box transcription factor 23 isoform X1 has protein sequence MGRGKIVIRRIDNSTSRQVTFSKRRSGLLKKARELSILCDAEVGLIIFSSTGKLYDYSSSSIRSITDRYNKMKEEQNQLMNSVSELQFWKREAAALKQQLHYLQECHRQLMGEELSGLSVKDLQNLESQLEMSLKGVRVKKEKTLSDEITELKQKGNHMHQENVELYKRLDMTRKENAELQMKYQAYGPMEIDKTSSSSQQFTITNRYSMPALQLRQPQPQNNETPGIKLGLQLQ, from the exons ATGGGAAGAGGGAAGATAGTCATAAGAAGAATAGACAATTCAACAAGCAGGCAAGTGACCTTTTCAAAGAGGAGAAGTGGTTTATTGAAAAAGGCTAGAGAACTTTCAATCCTCTGCGATGCTGAAGTTGGTTTGATCATTTTTTCAAGCACTGGCAAACTCTATGATTATTCCAGTTCCAG CATAAGGTCGATTACCGATCGATACAACAAGATGAAAGAGGAGCAAAATCAGCTGATGAATTCTGTTTCAGAACTCCAG TTTTGGAAAAGAGAGGCAGCTGCTTTGAAGCAACAACTGCATTACTTGCAGGAATGTCACAG ACAACTGATGGGTGAAGAGCTATCTGGCCTGAGTGTCAAAGATCTACAAAATCTAGAAAGCCAATTGGAAATGAGTTTGAAAGGCGTCCGTGTGAAGAAG GAAAAGACTTTAAGTGATGAAATTACTGAACTAAAACAGAAG GGGAACCATATGCATCAAGAAAATGTGGAACTCTACAAAAGATTAGATATGACTCGTAAGGAAAATGCAGAACTGCAAATGAAG TACCAGGCCTATGGACCAATGGAAATAGATAAAACAAGCAGTAGCTCTCAACAATTCACTATCACCAATAGATACAGTATGCCTGCTCTACAGCTAAGACAGCCACAACCGCAAAACAACGAAACACCAGGAATAAAGCTGGG ATTGCAACTTCAATAA
- the LOC101202860 gene encoding uncharacterized protein LOC101202860, producing the protein MGISSLLKQSSEFKSWFLVFGCFPRVFIILGLFLLLFWLSLKVVQFSWHGRDLMQLLYDFREKSDNIRAGTWLKTNVVEVCNSICGISKRSDWLKKNGFLFCKFNLVANSKWAVDSEDDVRSDEKNEMLEEDVQNEEKENYSEDGEFDVIKLRELVKIERKQKKEALEELEKERMAAATAAEEAMAMIFRLQHEKSAIEIQANQSHRMMGQKQEYCQEVIECLQRIVMEYESEGSLSEQPCFLSTKQKLQPTRSVEDDTSLLQFGMEFILEDDDVVMNNIGMDLKEM; encoded by the coding sequence ATGGGTATTTCTTCGCTTTTGAAACAGAGCAGTGAGTTTAAAAGCTGGTTTTTAGTGTTTGGGTGTTTCCCTCGggtttttatcattttaggcCTTTTTCTCCTGTTGTTTTGGCTTAGTTTAAAGGTTGTGCAATTTAGTTGGCATGGAAGAGATTTGATGCAATTGCTATATGATTTTAGGGAGAAATCTGATAATATAAGAGCGGGGACCTGGTTGAAAACCAATGTTGTTGAGGTTTGCAATTCCATTTGTGGAATTAGTAAACGATCGGATTGGTTGAAGAAGAATGGATTCCTTTTCTGTAAGTTCAATTTAGTTGCAAACTCCAAATGGGCTGTGGATTCGGAGGATGATGTTAGAAGTGATGAGAAGAATGAAATGTTGGAAGAAGATGTGCAGaatgaagagaaagagaattaTTCTGAAGATGGGGAATTCGATGTTATTAAACTCAGGGAATTGGTGAAGATTGAAAGGAAGCAGAAGAAGGAAGCTCTTGAAGAGCTTGAGAAGGAAAGAATGGCAGCTGCAACAGCAGCTGAAGAGGCAATGGCTATGATTTTTCGTCTTCAACATGAGAAGAGTGCAATCGAAATTCAAGCCAATCAGTCTCATCGAATGATGGGGCAAAAGCAGGAATATTGTCAAGAAGTTATTGAATGCTTGCAAAGGATTGTCATGGAATATGAGTCAGAGGGAAGTTTAAGCGAGCAACCGTGTTTCTTGAGTACAAAGCAGAAGCTACAACCAACAAGATCAGTTGAAGACGATACAAGCCTCTTACAATTCGGCATGGAATTCATTCTGGAAGATGATGATGTAGTGATGAACAACATTGGCATGGACCTCAAGGAGATGTAA
- the LOC101203338 gene encoding oligopeptide transporter 4 — translation MDHQPPPPLSGSDPAADDDDISPIEQVRLTVTNSDDPTLPVWTFRMWTLGLLSCALLSFLNQFFYYRTEPLIITQITVQVATLPIGQFMAAVLPASRFRLPGFGSRRFSLNPGPFNMKEHVLISIFANAGTAFGGGSAYAVGIVNIIKAFYGRNISFVAAWLLIVTTQVLGYGWAGLLRKYVVEPAHMWWPSTLVQVSLFRALHEKEDCRMSRGKFFLIALICSFSWYVIPGYLFPTLTSISWVCWAFPNSVTAQQLGSGMKGLGLGAFTLDWSAVSSFLFSPLISPFFSIVNIFVGYTLIIYIAVPIAYWGFNLYNASTFPIFSSKLFTAQGQLYNITAIVNDKFELDLAKYEEHGQIHLSMFFALTYGFGFATVAATLTHVGFFYGREIYERYRASYKGKEDIHTKLMKRYEDIPSWWFYLLLVLTVLVSLILCIFLKHQVQLPWWGLIFAAVMAFLFTLPISIITATTNQTPGLNIITEYVMGLIYPGRPIANVCFKTYGYMSMAQAVSFLSDFKLGHYMKIPPKSMFLVQFIGTILAGTINLCVAWWLLTSISNICQVELLPPNSPWTCPSDRVFFDASVIWGLIGPKRIFGSHGFYGTMNWFFLGGAIGPILVWLLHRAFPKQSWIPLINLPVLLGATAMMPPATPVNYNAWILIGTIFNFVIFRYRKQWWQRYNYILSAALDGGLAFMAVLLYFSVGMEERSVEWWGTAGEHCDLAACPTAKGVVVDSCPVR, via the exons ATGGACCACCAACCGCCGCCGCCACTCTCCGGCAGCGATCCCGCTGCAGACGACGACGATATCTCTCCGATTGAACAAGTCCGGCTGACCGTGACCAACTCCGACGACCCGACGCTCCCGGTCTGGACCTTCCGGATGTGGACTCTCGGCCTTCTCTCATGCGCTCTTCTCTCATTTTTGAACCAATTTTTCTATTACCGAACCGAGCCTCTCATCATCACTCAGATTACGGTTCAAGTCGCCACTCTTCCGATTGGCCAGTTCATGGCGGCGGTTCTGCCAGCGTCCCGGTTCAGATTGCCTGGGTTCGGGTCGAGGCGGTTCTCGCTCAATCCGGGGCCGTTTAACATGAAGGAGCACGTTCTGATTTCGATATTCGCAAATGCCGGGACAGCCTTCGGTGGTGGCTCGGCTTACGCCGTCGGAATTGTGAATATTATTAAGGCGTTTTATGGTCGCAACATATCGTTTGTCGCCGCTTGGCTTCTCATCGTTACCACTCAG GTGTTGGGCTACGGTTGGGCTGGGCTTTTACGAAAATACGTGGTGGAGCCGGCCCATATGTGGTGGCCCAGTACGCTCGTTCAAGTCTCCCTCTTCCG GGCTTTGCATGAGAAAGAAGACTGTCGCATGTCAAGAGGAAAATTCTTCTTAATTGCATTAATTTGTAGCTTCTCATGGTATGTAATCCCAGGCTACCTATTCCCTACACTAACAAGCATCTCTTGGGTTTGTTGGGCCTTCCCCAACTCAGTGACGGCTCAACAACTTGGCTCAGGAATGAAAGGCCTTGGCCTTGGAGCCTTCACTCTTGACTGGTCTGCTGTCTCCTCCTTCTTGTTCAGCCCTCTCATCAGCCCTTTCTTCTCCATCGTCAATATCTTTGTGGGCTACACTTTGATCATCTACATTGCTGTCCCCATTGCTTACTGGGGCTTTAACCTCTACAATGCCTCCACCTTCCCAATTTTCTCCTCTAAATTGTTCACTGCTCAAGGTCAGCTTTATAACATCACTGCCATTGTTAATGACAAGTTTGAGCTTGATTTGGCCAAGTATGAGGAGCATGGGCAGATCCATTTGAGTATGTTTTTTGCTCTTACTTATGGCTTTGGCTTTGCCACTGTTGCTGCTACACTTACTCACGTTGGTTTCTTCTATGGAAG GGAGATCTACGAACGGTACCGTGCCTCATACAAAGGCAAAGAGGATATCCATACCAAGCTGATGAAGAGATATGAAGACATACCTTCCTGGTGGTTTTACTTGTTGCTTGTTTTGACAGTGTTGGTTTCTTTAATACTATGCATATTTTTGAAGCATCAAGTTCAACTTCCATGGTGGGGGCTTATCTTTGCTGCTGTTATGGCCTTTCTTTTCACTCTTCCCATCAGTATTATTACTGCCACAACAAATCAG ACTCCTGGGCTGAACATCATTACGGAGTATGTGATGGGACTTATATATCCAGGAAGACCAATTGCTAATGTATGCTTTAAAACTTATGGCTACATGAGCATGGCTCAAGCTGTTTCTTTCCTCAGTGACTTCAAGCTTGGACATTATATGAAGATTCCTCCAAAATCAATGTTCCTAGTTCAG TTCATAGGTACAATACTAGCTGGAACTATCAATCTTTGTGTGGCATGGTGGTTGCTAACTTCCATATCAAACATATGCCAAGTGGAGCTCCTTCCTCCCAACAGTCCATGGACGTGTCCCAGCGATCGTGTCTTCTTCGACGCATCAGTCATATGGGGACTGATCGGGCCAAAGCGGATATTCGGATCACATGGATTCTACGGTACCATGAACTGGTTCTTCCTTGGTGGCGCAATTGGGCCAATTCTAGTATGGCTACTCCACAGAGCCTTCCCAAAGCAATCTTGGATTCCTCTAATCAATCTCCCTGTGTTGCTTGGAGCGACGGCAATGATGCCCCCAGCGACACCAGTGAACTACAATGCCTGGATTCTGATAGGAAccatattcaattttgttatctttCGATACAGGAAGCAGTGGTGGCAGAGATATAATTACATTCTTTCAGCTGCATTAGATGGTGGGTTGGCTTTCATGGCTGTGTTGTTGTACTTTTCAGTTGGGATGGAAGAGAGGAGTGTTGAGTGGTGGGGAACTGCCGGTGAGCATTGTGATTTGGCTGCTTGTCCTACTGCCAAAGGTGTGGTGGTTGATAGTTGCCCAGTTAGGTAA
- the LOC101203098 gene encoding MADS-box transcription factor 23 isoform X2 encodes MGRGKIVIRRIDNSTSRQVTFSKRRSGLLKKARELSILCDAEVGLIIFSSTGKLYDYSSSSIRSITDRYNKMKEEQNQLMNSVSELQFWKREAAALKQQLHYLQECHRQLMGEELSGLSVKDLQNLESQLEMSLKGVRVKKEKTLSDEITELKQKGNHMHQENVELYKRLDMTRKENAELQMKAYGPMEIDKTSSSSQQFTITNRYSMPALQLRQPQPQNNETPGIKLGLQLQ; translated from the exons ATGGGAAGAGGGAAGATAGTCATAAGAAGAATAGACAATTCAACAAGCAGGCAAGTGACCTTTTCAAAGAGGAGAAGTGGTTTATTGAAAAAGGCTAGAGAACTTTCAATCCTCTGCGATGCTGAAGTTGGTTTGATCATTTTTTCAAGCACTGGCAAACTCTATGATTATTCCAGTTCCAG CATAAGGTCGATTACCGATCGATACAACAAGATGAAAGAGGAGCAAAATCAGCTGATGAATTCTGTTTCAGAACTCCAG TTTTGGAAAAGAGAGGCAGCTGCTTTGAAGCAACAACTGCATTACTTGCAGGAATGTCACAG ACAACTGATGGGTGAAGAGCTATCTGGCCTGAGTGTCAAAGATCTACAAAATCTAGAAAGCCAATTGGAAATGAGTTTGAAAGGCGTCCGTGTGAAGAAG GAAAAGACTTTAAGTGATGAAATTACTGAACTAAAACAGAAG GGGAACCATATGCATCAAGAAAATGTGGAACTCTACAAAAGATTAGATATGACTCGTAAGGAAAATGCAGAACTGCAAATGAAG GCCTATGGACCAATGGAAATAGATAAAACAAGCAGTAGCTCTCAACAATTCACTATCACCAATAGATACAGTATGCCTGCTCTACAGCTAAGACAGCCACAACCGCAAAACAACGAAACACCAGGAATAAAGCTGGG ATTGCAACTTCAATAA